From a single Pseudomonas serboccidentalis genomic region:
- a CDS encoding GNAT family N-acetyltransferase, producing MNPVTLRRYRITDAPAVSGLFREIYGDHYVQPHVYLPCMISQNHCNGRWHSLVALVNDKIRGHATLFRQTTCHSSTAELALSVVHPDTRGQNIATQLGQQLLTHAQALDCRGVTIKQVTQHPYTQRMAASLGFHSCGLLPDYVPSPFGGPGRETIVIGYCSIDGYRRPLPALVWPAACRELMLHLQAVFGIADKTPPWKGPKVHFEHVSGRYDVTLKALDDNLLKQLGQLPAHWLTSIRLRLAEGFASALDNLTAVGFTFTGVIPDDRGEGWLALFHRGYQPCALTLHCPHMQHLQDQARELGEMNQN from the coding sequence ATGAACCCGGTGACCCTGCGCCGCTATCGCATCACCGATGCGCCGGCGGTCAGTGGCCTGTTTCGGGAAATTTATGGCGATCATTACGTTCAACCGCACGTTTACCTGCCCTGCATGATCAGCCAAAACCACTGCAACGGTCGCTGGCACTCACTGGTGGCGCTGGTAAACGACAAGATCCGTGGACACGCCACCTTGTTTCGCCAGACGACCTGTCACTCATCGACCGCGGAGCTGGCGCTGAGCGTGGTGCACCCGGACACGCGCGGGCAGAACATTGCCACGCAGTTGGGCCAACAGTTGCTGACTCATGCACAAGCGCTCGATTGCCGGGGTGTCACGATCAAACAGGTAACGCAGCACCCGTACACCCAACGCATGGCTGCCAGTCTGGGGTTTCACAGCTGCGGATTGTTGCCGGACTACGTGCCCTCACCGTTTGGCGGGCCGGGACGCGAGACAATCGTTATCGGCTACTGCAGCATTGACGGTTATCGACGTCCGCTCCCCGCGCTGGTCTGGCCCGCAGCGTGTCGCGAACTGATGCTGCATCTGCAAGCCGTCTTTGGCATCGCAGACAAAACCCCACCCTGGAAGGGGCCGAAGGTGCATTTCGAACACGTATCGGGGCGTTACGACGTGACGCTCAAGGCATTGGATGACAACCTGCTCAAGCAATTGGGGCAACTGCCTGCGCACTGGCTGACGTCAATCCGGCTGCGGCTCGCCGAGGGATTTGCCAGCGCGCTGGACAACTTGACTGCAGTGGGTTTCACCTTCACCGGGGTTATTCCCGATGATCGCGGCGAAGGCTGGCTGGCGCTGTTTCATCGCGGCTATCAGCCCTGCGCGCTGACCTTGCACTGCCCGCACATGCAGCACCTGCAGGATCAGGCCCGGGAGCTCGGTGAAATGAATCAGAACTGA